Genomic segment of Sphingopyxis lindanitolerans:
GTCGCGCAATTCCATGGCATTCCGTTCGGGCCGCCGCGACCCGACCCGATCGTCCAGAATGTGACGACCCGCGCGATCGCCGCCGAGCAGCCCTATATCTATCGCCTGACGCGCCTCGGACAGGCAGCGTCGCGCCGCGGCAAGAGCCTGGGCTTCTGTCACGAGGTCGCACGGCTGATCTGGGGCGGCGCGCAGGACTGGCATCTCGGCGACCATCTCGCCGACGCCACCCGCCGCGCCGACCTCGACCTTGCCGAACTCGACGCCGAGGCGGTGGAGGATGCGGAATCGCTCGACACCGAAATCGCCGCCAATCAGGTGGCGCTCGAGATCGCGGGACATTGGGGCGTTCCGACCCTGGTCTTCGACGGCGAACCCTTCTTCGGGCAGGACCGCATCGAAATGGCGAAATGGCGCATGGAGCAAAAAGGGCTGCGGCCGCGATAGCGGAATTTTCGCGCAGAGTTCGCGCAAAGGACGCAAAGAGCACGTAGAAATTAAAACCACCATGTTCCCCCGCGAAGGCGGGGGTCCATCTCCGGTCGGTGCGAGGTAGAGCCAGCAGGAGATGGGTCCCCGCCTTCGCGGGGGAACATTTGGTTTTGAAATCTCCCCATCCTCTGCGGCCTCTGCGCGAAAATTCCTGCATCTTGCCCTAACGCCGCATCCACGCATAAAGGCTTCATGACTATCGAACCGCAATTTTTCGATGCGCGCGATGGCGTGCGGCTGGCGTGGCGCGAGATGGGCGAAGGCTTGCCACTTATCCTCCTTCACGGCCTGTTCTCGAATGCCGAGGTCAACTGGATCAAGTTCGGCACCGCCGCGCGCATCGCCGAGGCGGGCTATCGCGTCATCATGCCCGACCTGCGCATCCACGGATCGAGCGAAGCGCCGCACGAGCCCGACCATTATCCGCCCGACATATTGGTGCAGGATCTTCAGGATCTGGTCGCGCATCTGGGTCTTGCCGATTTCGACCTCGGCGGCTTTTCGCTCGGCGCGCGGACCAGCGTTCGCGCGGTGGTCGCGGGGATGCGGCCGCGGCGGCTGATCCTCGGCGGCATGGGGCTTGCGGGGCTGGCCGGCTGGGCAAAGCGCGGGCAATTCTTCCAGCGCGTCATCGCCGACTATGACAGCGCGAAGCGTGGCGACGACATCTGGCTGTCGGTCCAGTTCATGAAGACGATGAAGATCGATCGCGTCGCGGCGCGCCTGCTGCTGGACAGCTTCACCGACACGGCGCCTGCCCTGCTGGATGCGCTGACGATGCCGGTGCTGGTCGTCTGCGGCGATCAGGACCAGGACAATGGTTCGGCGGGCGAACTGGTCGCGGCGCTGGCCGATGCGCGGCTGGCGACCATCCCCGGCACCCATATGTCGAGCGTGACCCGGCCCGATCTGGGCGAGGCGATCGCGGCGTTCCTCACCGCTTGACCCTGTCGGCCGCGCGGTCCAGATTATGCGCCATCGCGCCAGAGAGCGCACCCCTGTCCAAGAGGATCGCACCTTAATGAAAGCCATGATTTCAACGCTGTCGCTGGCCCTTTCGCTCGCGGTGGCGGCCCCCGCCCTGGCGCAAGCGGCCCCCGCTGCCGCCCCCGCCCCCACGGCAGCCCCCACCGCGGCCGACGCCGATGCCTTCATCGCCGCGGTCGAGAAGGATCTGTTCGACTATACGGTCGAGGGCAGCCAGGTGAACTGGGTCAACGCGACCTATATCACCGAAGATACCGACGCGATGGCGGCGCGGATCAACGCGATCGGCACCGAAAAATCGGTTAAATATGCGCTCGAGGCCGCGAAATATATGAATGTGCCGGGGCTGAGTGCCGATACGAAGCGCAAGCTCGACATATTGCGCACCGGCATCGTCCTGCCCGCGCCGACGACGCCCGGCGCGGCGACCGAACTCAACACAATCGCGACCGACCTGCAATCGCAGTACGGCAAGGGCCGCGGCATGCTCGACGGCAAGGAAATTTCGGGCTCGGACATCGAGGCCGAGATGGGCAATCTTCAGCGCACGCCCGCCGAATATGCCGAGATGTGGACGAGCTGGCACAATAATGTCGGCACGCCGATGAAGGACGACTATGCCAAGATGGTCGGCATCGCGAACGAAGGCGCCAAGGAGTTGGGTTTCGCCGACACCGGCGCGATGTGGCGGTCGGGATATGACATGCCGCCCGAGGAATTCGCCAAGCTGACCGAAAAGATCTGGCAGGATATGAAGCCGCTCTATGTGGCGCTCCACACCTATGTCCGTTGGAAACTGAACGAGAAATATGGCGACGCGGTGCAACCCAAGACCGGCCCGATCCGCGCCGACCTGCTCGGCAATATGTGGGCGCAGGAATGGGGCAATATCTACCCGCTCGTCGCGCCTCCGGGCACCGGCGACCTCGGCTACGACATCGGCGACCTGCTCAAGGAAAAGGGCAAGAAGCCGCTCGACATGGTCAAGGCGGGTGAGAATTTCTATTCCTCGCTGGGCTTCGCGCCGCTTCCCGAAACCTTCTGGAAGCGCAGCCAGTTCCTCAAGCCCGCCGACCGCGAGGTCGTCTGCCACGCCTCGGCGTGGGACGTCGACAACAAGGACGATGTCCGCATCAAGATGTGCATCAAGGTGAATGCCGACGATTTCGTCACCATCCACCACGAGCTCGGCCATAATTACTACCAGCGCGCCTATAACAAGCAGCCGTTCCTTTACCTGAACGGCGCGAACGACGGCTTCCACGAAGCGATCGGCGATTTCGTCGCGCTGTCGATCACCCCGCAATATCTGGTCGACATCGGCCTGCTCGACAAATCGAAGGTGCCGAGCGCCGACAAGGACATCGGCCTTTTGCTGCGGCAGGCGATGGACAAGGTCGCTTTCCTGCCCTTTGGCCTGCTCGTCGACCGCTGGCGTTGGAGCGTGTTCGACGGGTCGATCAAGCCCGCCGACTATAACAAGGCGTGGACCGACCTGCGCCTGCAATATCAGGGCATCACGCCCCCGGGCGAACGGCCGGCGAATGCCTTCGACCCCGGCGCCAAATATCATATTCCGGGCAACACCCCCTACACCCGCTATTTCCTGGCGCGCGTGCTGCAGTTCCAATTCTATCAGGCGGCGTGCAAGCAGGCGGGCTGGAAGGGGCCGCTCCACCGCTGCTCCTTCTATGGCAACAAGGCGGTCGGCGCGAAATTGAACGCGATGCTCGAAATGGGCGCGTCGAAGCCGTGGCCCGACGCGCTCCAGGCCTTCACCGGCAGCCGCGAAATGTCGGGCCGCGCGATGGCCGAATATTTCGCCCCGCTGAAGAAATGGCTCGACGAGCAGAACAAGGGGCATCCGTCGGGCTGGTAAGGCCTGCGGTCGTCAGGAAAAAGGACCGGGAAGGCGACTTCCCGGTCCTTTTTGTTCGGTGGCCGGAAATTTGGACCTTTATGACGGCTTTGGGATGGGAAGCGGACGTGGGTCTCCTAGGGGAAACCCAATAGACCGCATCCCCGAGCGAAGACGAGGGGCACGTTCGAGCGGAGCGAGAACCGCGCGCCTCCGCTGCCTCGACTTCGCTCGGCAGAGCCCCTCGTCTTCGCTCGGGGATGCGGCTTCTATGACGGCTCGCCACGCTGATTGCGGCAACAACTGGCCGAAAGCTGCTATCGGCATCCCCACATCTTCATCGAGCCTCCACGGCCTGCTTGAATCGCGCCAGGCGGGCGGTGGCTGCGGCCGCGTGGGGGCCGATCCAGCGGTCGTGGATATCGTGGATCGGCATCGCGTTCAGGTGATTCCAGCGCTCGCGGCCGCGGCGTTCGGCGATGACCAGTCCGGCGTCCTCCAGCACTTTGAGATGTTGCATCACGGTGCAGCGGTCGATGTTGGCGAAGTTGCCGCACAGCGTGCCCGTGGTCAGCGGCTGGTCCTTGAGGTCGTCGAGGATCTGGCGGCGGATATGCGACGACAGAGCCTTGAAAACACGGTCATATTCTTCGTGGATTGACATGTTGTAAATTTATAACATAATGACAGAAACGCAAGCGGAGATTGTCGATGGAGCTGAAATTCCGAGTCGCGGCGCGGATCGCGAGGCCGGTGCACGATGTGTTCGAGGCGGTCGCCGATCCCGCGCAACTGTCGCATTATTTCACCACCGGCGGCGCCAAGGGCCGGCTCGAGACCGGCGCGACGGTGACATGGGACTTCCACGATTTTCCCGGCGCCTTTCCGGTCTATGTGATCGAGGTCGTGCCCGACGAGACGATCATTCTCGAATGGCAGGCGAACGAAGGTGAGGCGCCGAACGTCGAGGGCGGCGAACTCAGGGACGCCGCCTATCGCACGCGGGTGACGATGCGTTTCAAGGGTCTCGACGACGGCCGCACGCTCGTCGAGATCGCCGAAGAGGGCTGGCGCGAGAACCAGGGCGCGCTGGGCGCGTCCTACGGCAATTGTCAGGGCTGGTCGCAGATGCTCTGCGCGCTCAAGATGTGGATCGAGCACGGCATCAATCTGCGCGAGGGGATGTATAAATAAGCGGGTATTTCGCGGGCGCGGGCGCCAACCGGAAACTCGGGCCATGGATGCTGAAACAGGTTCAGCATGACGAAGCTGTGGGAACTCCTGCCCCCGGAAAATGCCGGGGTGGGCGCCGCCCACCCCGCGCAACTTGTCCTTACAGGCCGTCGAGACCCTTGCTGACCAGGATATTCACCGCGACGCGGCGGTTCTGGGCCATGCCTTCGGGGGTGGTGTTGTCCGCGGCCGGGTCGGCTTCGGCCATCCCGGTGGGGGTCAGCATGCGATAGGGTTTCCAGCCGCACGCCTGCTGAAGATAATTGACGACGCCGCCGGCGCGCTTTTCGCTGAGCGTCTGGTTCAATTCCTGGCTTCCCCGCGAATCGGTGTAGCCGACGACGAGCAGCAGGGCGTTGTCCATCCCCTCGGCCTGGGTTGCCGCGTTGCAGAGATCGGCTTTCGCCTGCGGCGACAGCACGGCCTTGCCGGTGTCGAAGTTCACGTTCGTCGTGCCCTTGACATTATATTGGTCGATATCGCCGACGCGGCCGCGCAACGCCTCGGTCGCCGCGGTCTGTTCGGCAAAGCGCTGGTCGGTGCCGGTGCGGATCATCGATGCGGTCCTGAGATCCTTGTTCTTGAGCTCGATCTCGCTCGCGACCAGGCCGCCATCCCACTGCAAGGTCTCGACGCTGACCGGCAGGCCGTTGAGCAGCGAATTCGCGGCGAGCTTGTTGCGGCTGAGGCCCAGGAAGCCGCCGCTGGCCTTGATCCGGGTGTTGTCGCCGATCGCGATGTTCGTGTTGGTGCCGTCGGCGGTCGTGACTTGCATGCTGCCGTCGCTGCGCGCCGAGATGATGCCTTCGACCTCGGGCCCCTTGGTCATTTGGGCCGGATCGGGCATGCGTTCGCCGGTGACGGTCACGCTTTCGCTCTCGGGCGCGTCCTGCGCCTGCGCCGCCGCGCCGACCGCTGCTGTTCCAGCCAGCATGGCCAGCAGCCATAATCTCGAACTCTTGGAAACGGCACCCATATGCTACTCCTTCGATTGGATCAGCAGGGCCCGCAGTTTTCTTGGCCCCTTCTGGCACAGGAATACTCCCGGCAGGGTCCAGAGTTGCGCGGGTCATCGA
This window contains:
- a CDS encoding 2-hydroxychromene-2-carboxylate isomerase; translation: MTLTADLFWSFRSPYSYLAIGRYRALAASHELTINLRPVYPLAIRQPDFFERNHPNWLSYTMRDMIRVAQFHGIPFGPPRPDPIVQNVTTRAIAAEQPYIYRLTRLGQAASRRGKSLGFCHEVARLIWGGAQDWHLGDHLADATRRADLDLAELDAEAVEDAESLDTEIAANQVALEIAGHWGVPTLVFDGEPFFGQDRIEMAKWRMEQKGLRPR
- a CDS encoding alpha/beta fold hydrolase, giving the protein MTIEPQFFDARDGVRLAWREMGEGLPLILLHGLFSNAEVNWIKFGTAARIAEAGYRVIMPDLRIHGSSEAPHEPDHYPPDILVQDLQDLVAHLGLADFDLGGFSLGARTSVRAVVAGMRPRRLILGGMGLAGLAGWAKRGQFFQRVIADYDSAKRGDDIWLSVQFMKTMKIDRVAARLLLDSFTDTAPALLDALTMPVLVVCGDQDQDNGSAGELVAALADARLATIPGTHMSSVTRPDLGEAIAAFLTA
- a CDS encoding M2 family metallopeptidase; the protein is MKAMISTLSLALSLAVAAPALAQAAPAAAPAPTAAPTAADADAFIAAVEKDLFDYTVEGSQVNWVNATYITEDTDAMAARINAIGTEKSVKYALEAAKYMNVPGLSADTKRKLDILRTGIVLPAPTTPGAATELNTIATDLQSQYGKGRGMLDGKEISGSDIEAEMGNLQRTPAEYAEMWTSWHNNVGTPMKDDYAKMVGIANEGAKELGFADTGAMWRSGYDMPPEEFAKLTEKIWQDMKPLYVALHTYVRWKLNEKYGDAVQPKTGPIRADLLGNMWAQEWGNIYPLVAPPGTGDLGYDIGDLLKEKGKKPLDMVKAGENFYSSLGFAPLPETFWKRSQFLKPADREVVCHASAWDVDNKDDVRIKMCIKVNADDFVTIHHELGHNYYQRAYNKQPFLYLNGANDGFHEAIGDFVALSITPQYLVDIGLLDKSKVPSADKDIGLLLRQAMDKVAFLPFGLLVDRWRWSVFDGSIKPADYNKAWTDLRLQYQGITPPGERPANAFDPGAKYHIPGNTPYTRYFLARVLQFQFYQAACKQAGWKGPLHRCSFYGNKAVGAKLNAMLEMGASKPWPDALQAFTGSREMSGRAMAEYFAPLKKWLDEQNKGHPSGW
- a CDS encoding ArsR/SmtB family transcription factor — its product is MSIHEEYDRVFKALSSHIRRQILDDLKDQPLTTGTLCGNFANIDRCTVMQHLKVLEDAGLVIAERRGRERWNHLNAMPIHDIHDRWIGPHAAAATARLARFKQAVEAR
- a CDS encoding SRPBCC family protein, producing the protein MELKFRVAARIARPVHDVFEAVADPAQLSHYFTTGGAKGRLETGATVTWDFHDFPGAFPVYVIEVVPDETIILEWQANEGEAPNVEGGELRDAAYRTRVTMRFKGLDDGRTLVEIAEEGWRENQGALGASYGNCQGWSQMLCALKMWIEHGINLREGMYK
- a CDS encoding OmpA family protein codes for the protein MGAVSKSSRLWLLAMLAGTAAVGAAAQAQDAPESESVTVTGERMPDPAQMTKGPEVEGIISARSDGSMQVTTADGTNTNIAIGDNTRIKASGGFLGLSRNKLAANSLLNGLPVSVETLQWDGGLVASEIELKNKDLRTASMIRTGTDQRFAEQTAATEALRGRVGDIDQYNVKGTTNVNFDTGKAVLSPQAKADLCNAATQAEGMDNALLLVVGYTDSRGSQELNQTLSEKRAGGVVNYLQQACGWKPYRMLTPTGMAEADPAADNTTPEGMAQNRRVAVNILVSKGLDGL